In a single window of the Gemmatimonadota bacterium genome:
- a CDS encoding aminotransferase class V-fold PLP-dependent enzyme — MADDPSRRDFLAALGALSAAPLIPPHRDAASTRGDFAFLPGLIFLQTGSLGPTPRPVMERTIAAWRELERDPVANGYGRLERAMDEVRAQAATFIGCATGELVLTNCTTEGMNWTAQGMQLVAGDRILTTDQEHPGGRACWDYVVRRSGVELDVVAIPPGENDARAIVDRFAQAVTPRTRAFSFSHVLSSTGLRMPVAELSALARSRGCIAVVDGAQAVGGIAVDVKALGCHVYATSGHKWLLGPKGTGLLYLSEDVANRVDPIALQGGRSAYSNSSGVSSIPSILGLGAALEYISAIGIREIERHNLALRDRLYHALQDVPKLRVVSPPPGPLASPLLTYTLPDAIDSATFQKLIRTKYRIELKVVPKTWLNGNRVSTHLFNSGRDVDALVAALKHELA, encoded by the coding sequence ATGGCCGACGACCCCTCACGCCGGGACTTTCTCGCCGCGCTCGGCGCACTCTCCGCGGCACCTTTGATTCCGCCTCATCGCGATGCGGCCAGCACCCGGGGCGACTTCGCCTTCCTTCCCGGCCTCATCTTTCTCCAAACGGGATCGTTAGGCCCAACGCCACGCCCAGTGATGGAGCGCACCATCGCGGCGTGGCGGGAGCTCGAACGCGATCCCGTGGCGAACGGCTATGGTCGACTGGAAAGGGCGATGGATGAGGTTCGCGCGCAAGCTGCGACGTTCATCGGATGTGCGACCGGAGAACTCGTGCTGACCAACTGCACAACCGAAGGAATGAACTGGACGGCGCAGGGGATGCAGCTCGTGGCGGGCGACCGGATCCTGACCACCGATCAGGAGCATCCCGGTGGGCGCGCTTGCTGGGACTACGTGGTGCGGCGCTCTGGCGTCGAGCTCGACGTGGTGGCGATCCCTCCGGGAGAAAACGACGCACGGGCCATTGTTGACCGCTTCGCGCAGGCGGTCACGCCACGCACGCGCGCCTTCTCGTTCTCCCACGTGCTCAGTTCCACGGGATTGCGGATGCCGGTCGCGGAACTCTCGGCACTGGCGCGCTCACGCGGCTGCATCGCTGTTGTTGATGGTGCGCAGGCAGTGGGCGGCATTGCGGTGGATGTGAAGGCGCTCGGCTGCCACGTCTACGCCACCAGTGGGCACAAATGGCTGCTCGGCCCCAAGGGGACGGGCTTGCTCTATCTGAGCGAGGACGTGGCGAATCGTGTTGACCCGATTGCGCTGCAGGGCGGTCGCAGCGCCTACTCCAATTCCTCCGGGGTCAGCAGCATTCCGAGCATCCTCGGCCTCGGTGCGGCCCTGGAGTACATCAGCGCGATCGGGATTCGCGAGATCGAGCGCCACAACCTCGCGCTCCGCGACCGACTCTATCACGCCTTGCAGGATGTGCCCAAGCTGCGCGTCGTGAGTCCGCCACCCGGCCCGCTGGCGTCACCGCTCCTGACGTACACCCTTCCCGACGCCATCGATAGTGCGACGTTCCAGAAGTTGATCCGCACGAAGTACCGGATCGAACTCAAGGTCGTTCCGAAGACGTGGCTCAATGGCAATCG
- a CDS encoding CHAT domain-containing protein, protein MEYLDFIIRIESRRGEFFVVGIESPAGEGSSELRLPFAPADVGALLGGVGHAVRGTREIIIRAEQGAAHHHPPTLGDMLFQALFSGPCRDLFNTSLGHIQGREIGLRIKLHIDPNDPDLAGLASLPWELMYRAETRDFLSLSRGTPLVRYLDVQRPFALLPFSPPLRILVAVSSPAGAPPLDLAHERKAIETTWGKRADVAVDFLDRVTSRQLTDRLAARHYHVLHFMGHGDFDPDRGTGVLLLEDDAGQPSPIDGATLGMLLRDVASMRLVFLNACNTARVGSGPGLDPFAGVASALVMAGVPAVVAMQFPISDNAAIEFASTFYPRLVEGFPVDAAVAEARKAIRMADRKSWEWATPVLFMRSKDGALFETAAAAGGEEAEGGNTAGGTGARQHALAARVQAMQALNATFAPERYTMLALIIVSALVFLVAAWSLVPSGSAHSAPQAGIIPVTGASGSAVLFLVSRLLKINERTVAMVREMSAS, encoded by the coding sequence GTGGAATACCTCGACTTCATCATCCGGATCGAATCCCGACGCGGCGAATTCTTCGTCGTCGGGATCGAGTCGCCGGCTGGTGAAGGGAGTTCAGAGCTCCGGCTGCCGTTCGCGCCGGCCGACGTGGGGGCCTTGCTGGGTGGGGTTGGACATGCGGTACGCGGCACGCGAGAAATCATCATCCGCGCCGAGCAGGGTGCCGCCCACCACCATCCGCCGACACTCGGCGACATGCTGTTCCAGGCGCTCTTCTCCGGCCCGTGTCGGGATCTCTTCAACACCAGCCTCGGTCACATTCAGGGTCGTGAGATCGGGTTGCGGATCAAGTTGCATATTGATCCGAACGATCCCGACCTCGCCGGGCTCGCCTCGCTTCCGTGGGAGTTGATGTATCGGGCCGAGACGCGCGACTTCCTCTCGCTCTCGCGCGGGACACCACTGGTTCGCTATCTCGACGTGCAGCGGCCATTCGCGCTCCTGCCTTTCTCGCCACCGCTCCGCATTCTGGTGGCGGTCTCGAGCCCCGCCGGCGCTCCGCCACTCGATCTCGCGCACGAACGGAAGGCAATCGAGACAACCTGGGGCAAGCGTGCCGATGTCGCGGTGGATTTCCTCGACCGGGTGACGAGTCGTCAGCTCACCGACCGCCTCGCCGCCCGCCACTACCACGTGTTGCACTTCATGGGACACGGCGATTTCGATCCCGACCGCGGAACGGGCGTCCTGCTGCTGGAGGACGACGCGGGTCAGCCGAGTCCGATCGATGGAGCGACTCTCGGGATGCTGCTTCGCGACGTGGCGTCGATGCGGCTCGTGTTCCTGAACGCCTGTAACACGGCCAGGGTCGGCAGCGGTCCGGGACTCGATCCGTTCGCTGGCGTTGCCAGTGCGCTGGTGATGGCAGGTGTACCGGCTGTGGTCGCGATGCAGTTCCCGATTTCCGACAATGCCGCGATCGAATTTGCGAGCACCTTCTATCCCCGCCTGGTCGAGGGCTTTCCCGTTGACGCGGCGGTCGCCGAGGCCCGGAAGGCAATTCGGATGGCCGACCGGAAGTCGTGGGAGTGGGCGACGCCGGTGCTCTTCATGCGATCGAAAGACGGGGCACTCTTCGAGACGGCGGCAGCCGCTGGTGGGGAGGAAGCAGAGGGAGGCAATACCGCCGGAGGCACCGGGGCCCGGCAGCACGCGCTCGCAGCGCGAGTACAGGCGATGCAGGCACTGAATGCGACCTTCGCGCCGGAGCGATACACGATGCTCGCGTTGATCATCGTGTCTGCGCTGGTCTTCCTGGTTGCGGCCTGGAGCCTTGTGCCATCGGGCAGTGCGCACTCGGCGCCGCAGGCCGGGATTATCCCGGTCACCGGTGCCTCGGGGAGTGCGGTCCTCTTTCTGGTGAGTCGCCTCCTCAAGATCAACGAACGAACAGTGGCGATGGTGCGCGAGATGTCGGCCTCGTGA